The Pantoea vagans genome includes a window with the following:
- a CDS encoding 4'-phosphopantetheinyl transferase family protein gives MFASETPLALPSPPFITAAAIQAEKVSIAWCQFDQLAWHKDLHQQWQLPLPVSLESAVTKRKAEHLASRWLAQQMLARFALPDFVLRNAPDRSPVWPAGVQASLSHSQQMAVIAVTQAPLCIGIDVEQVMAEQTALETVDLLMSDKERRLLETLPLPFAVAATLLFSMKESLYKALWPQLHQPMEFLQAELVNLDMSQTQATLLLTQDFSADLTAHTPLQAQFWLRDDRVITLVTHPLADNKKPAQK, from the coding sequence ATGTTTGCTTCTGAAACCCCACTTGCATTGCCCTCTCCCCCGTTTATCACCGCGGCTGCCATCCAGGCGGAAAAAGTGTCGATCGCTTGGTGTCAGTTTGATCAGCTCGCATGGCATAAAGACCTACATCAGCAATGGCAATTGCCGCTGCCGGTATCCCTTGAGAGTGCGGTAACCAAACGCAAAGCTGAGCATCTGGCAAGCCGCTGGCTGGCACAGCAGATGCTGGCACGCTTTGCGCTGCCGGATTTTGTGCTGCGCAATGCCCCCGACCGATCCCCAGTCTGGCCTGCGGGTGTTCAGGCTTCGTTGTCCCACTCTCAGCAGATGGCAGTTATCGCCGTGACGCAGGCACCGCTGTGCATTGGCATAGATGTGGAACAGGTGATGGCGGAACAAACTGCGCTAGAGACGGTGGATTTACTGATGAGTGACAAGGAGCGCAGGTTGCTGGAAACACTGCCGCTGCCCTTTGCAGTCGCCGCGACCCTGCTGTTTTCAATGAAAGAGAGCCTGTACAAAGCGCTCTGGCCGCAATTGCATCAGCCTATGGAGTTCCTGCAAGCCGAGCTGGTTAATCTGGATATGTCGCAAACGCAGGCGACGCTGCTCCTGACGCAAGACTTCTCCGCAGACTTGACCGCGCATACCCCTCTGCAGGCCCAGTTCTGGCTGCGTGATGATCGCGTCATTACGCTGGTCACCCACCCGCTCGCAGACAATAAAAAACCGGCTCAGAAATAA
- the yejM gene encoding LPS biosynthesis-modulating metalloenzyme YejM has translation MVTNRQRYREKVSQMISWGHWFALFNIIFALILGSRYLLVADWPASLAGRIYAYTSWIGHFSFIVFAGYLLVIFPLTFVVMSQRLLRVLSAIIATAGLTLIMVDSAVFNRFHLHLNPVVWELVINPDQSEMARDWQLMFISVPLIFLVEMLFATWSWQKLRSLNRRSFGKPLAALFISAFFASHLMYIWADANFYRPITMQRANLPLSYPMTARRFLERHGLLDAQEYQRRLVQQGDPEALSVQYPLSDITFRDGGTRHNLLLLTVDGLSNENLDKSLPSLNQFASDNVRFTQHYSAGLQPEKGLFGLFYGISSSYMDGVLAARMPSALLSALNSQGYQFGLFSSDGFSQPLYRQALLADYSLPDADTQPNSSNVNQWQNWLNGQKGNGSPWFSWIALNGVTVNGDSAKVRQRSYLRQAAGVDEQIAAVLQTLQQRDLLKNTVVVVTAQRAVTLNGNDDNPGNRATLQVPLVVHWPNTPAQTIDRLTDQQDVMTTLMQRLLHVRTNPANYSQGEDLFAAQRSHNWVASSEDGRLVVTTPTVTLVLNNNGSYSAYDAQGKPLKDHKPQLALLLQVLTEEKRFTAN, from the coding sequence ATGGTAACCAACCGGCAGCGCTACCGCGAAAAAGTCTCCCAGATGATTAGCTGGGGGCACTGGTTTGCGCTTTTTAACATCATCTTTGCGCTGATTTTAGGTAGCCGCTATCTGTTGGTCGCTGACTGGCCCGCTTCGCTCGCGGGTCGCATCTATGCGTATACCAGTTGGATTGGCCACTTTAGCTTTATCGTGTTCGCCGGTTACCTGCTGGTTATTTTTCCGCTGACCTTTGTGGTCATGTCTCAACGCTTACTCAGGGTGCTATCAGCGATTATCGCCACCGCTGGGCTGACGTTGATCATGGTCGACAGTGCGGTGTTTAACCGCTTCCACCTGCACCTTAATCCGGTGGTGTGGGAGTTGGTTATCAACCCCGACCAAAGTGAAATGGCGCGTGACTGGCAGCTGATGTTCATTAGCGTGCCGCTGATTTTCCTGGTGGAGATGTTGTTCGCCACCTGGAGTTGGCAGAAGCTGCGCAGTCTTAATCGCCGCTCGTTCGGTAAGCCGTTGGCTGCGCTGTTTATTTCTGCCTTTTTTGCCAGCCACTTGATGTATATTTGGGCCGATGCGAACTTCTATCGCCCGATCACCATGCAGCGTGCCAATCTGCCGCTCTCTTATCCCATGACAGCACGACGCTTTCTGGAGCGTCATGGCTTGCTGGATGCGCAAGAGTATCAGCGCCGCCTGGTACAACAAGGCGATCCTGAAGCGCTGTCAGTGCAGTATCCGCTCAGTGACATTACCTTCCGCGATGGTGGCACACGCCATAACCTGCTGTTGCTGACTGTGGATGGTTTGAGCAATGAAAACCTGGATAAATCGCTGCCTTCACTGAATCAATTCGCCAGTGACAATGTCCGATTCACGCAGCATTACAGTGCCGGGTTGCAGCCAGAAAAAGGTCTGTTCGGTTTGTTCTATGGCATCTCGTCCAGCTATATGGATGGCGTACTGGCGGCAAGAATGCCTTCGGCGCTGCTCAGTGCCTTGAACTCTCAAGGCTACCAGTTTGGCCTGTTCTCGTCTGATGGCTTCAGCCAACCGCTGTATCGCCAGGCCCTGTTAGCCGATTACAGCCTGCCGGATGCCGATACGCAGCCGAACAGCAGCAACGTTAACCAGTGGCAAAACTGGCTGAACGGCCAAAAAGGCAATGGCTCTCCGTGGTTCTCATGGATTGCCTTAAACGGCGTGACGGTAAATGGTGACAGTGCCAAAGTGCGCCAGCGCAGTTATCTGCGCCAGGCTGCGGGCGTTGATGAACAGATCGCCGCAGTATTGCAGACATTGCAACAGCGCGACTTGCTGAAAAATACCGTGGTGGTGGTGACGGCACAGCGAGCGGTGACGTTGAATGGCAATGATGACAATCCTGGCAATCGTGCAACGCTTCAAGTACCTCTGGTGGTGCACTGGCCAAATACGCCTGCGCAGACCATTGATCGTCTGACCGATCAGCAGGATGTGATGACCACGCTGATGCAGCGTCTGCTGCATGTGCGCACTAACCCGGCGAACTATTCACAGGGTGAAGATCTGTTCGCTGCCCAGCGTAGTCACAATTGGGTGGCGAGCAGCGAAGATGGCAGACTGGTGGTCACCACACCAACAGTGACGCTGGTGCTGAATAACAATGGCAGTTACAGCGCCTATGATGCACAAGGCAAACCGTTGAAAGATCATAAGCCGCAACTGGCTCTGCTGTTGCAGGTGTTAACGGAAGAGAAGCGTTTCACGGCAAACTGA